The following proteins are encoded in a genomic region of Macadamia integrifolia cultivar HAES 741 unplaced genomic scaffold, SCU_Mint_v3 scaffold275, whole genome shotgun sequence:
- the LOC122067172 gene encoding protein EARLY RESPONSIVE TO DEHYDRATION 15-like, with protein MEVMSKLNPNAPLFVPSAYRAVEDFSDQWWELVQSTGWFRDYWLQECFQDPQSELDFEQDQIDEADLPEIEALFDGYDKQEEKDSQRDIVTLAGLKWRNSRRLAEAPRYAQKVPGFVNVKMFPRPIQQPR; from the exons ATGGAAGTGATGTCGAAGTTGAATCCAAATGCGCCATTGTTTGTGCCGTCGGCGTATCGAGCTGTGGAAGACTTTTCCGATCAATGGTGGGAGCTGGTTCAGTCGACCGGGTGGTTCAGGGATTATTGGTTGCAGGAATGCTTCCAAGATCCCCAATCGGAGCTCGATTTCGAACAAGATCAAATTGACGAGGCTGATCTCCCAGAAATCGAAGCACTCTTCGACGGCTACGACAAAC aagaagagaaggattcgCAGAGAGATATAGTGACTCTGGCGGGGTTGAAATGGAGGAATTCAAGAAGGTTAGCGGAAGCTCCAAGGTACGCACAGAAGGTCCCTGGGTTTGTGAACGTGAAGATGTTTCCTCGCCCGATTCAGCAGCCCCGGTAG